From a region of the Agromyces ramosus genome:
- a CDS encoding APC family permease, translated as MTNEAETPPAELKSPKNWIIGDPLPTEKLEGQLLPKHLALPIFASDPLSSVAYAPQELLMILMVGGLAFLSFAPWVAVAVVVLLITVVASYRQLIRAYPSGGGDYEVAHRNLGEKAGLVVASALLVDYVMTVVVSVASGVDNIISAIPELNPFRVEIAVLFVIILAAVNLRGVSESSKAFAVPTYLFIGSVFVMIVVGLTRTFLGDAPVAESAGFEVQAESLTQAGIILLLLRSFASGCSALTGVEAISNGVPAFRLPKVRNAQMTLVLMGGIAIVLFAGLTALALIANVHYAEDPCHLIGWADCASEPQRSLIAQVAAATFGDSTVFFYVIQAATALVLLLAANTAFNGFPLLGSVLAKDGYAPKSMSTRGDRLIYSNGVVILALAASVILVVFQANLTVLIQLYIIGVFVSFTLGQTGMVRHWLRALRRPQHAASPKRRATVDDTPPLTRGAVWRALVINAIGAAMTAVVLIVVTVTKFTHGAWIVFVMMPILFLLMMGVNRYYRDVEKEIAVDPTTTFGSTGDHAIVLVGRMQKPTLKALDYAIAARHDSLEAVHVSLYDDETKRLKKDWVKQNIHVKLRILNSPYRDLSYPLIQYIKSRREEHGSEVVTVYMPQYIVGHWWENMLHNHKARRIRQKLLLVHGVTVALVPWLLDSSDLIYGRRSRPLPGQDRRGEPVRPVPRRPLAESGRKPKG; from the coding sequence GTGACGAATGAGGCGGAAACCCCGCCAGCCGAACTGAAGTCCCCGAAGAACTGGATCATCGGCGACCCGCTGCCGACCGAGAAGCTCGAGGGGCAGCTGCTCCCGAAGCACCTCGCACTGCCGATCTTCGCGAGCGACCCGCTCTCCTCCGTGGCGTACGCGCCGCAGGAGCTGCTGATGATCCTCATGGTGGGCGGCCTCGCCTTCCTGAGCTTCGCGCCGTGGGTCGCCGTGGCGGTGGTCGTGCTGCTCATCACGGTGGTCGCGAGCTACCGGCAGCTCATCCGGGCCTACCCGTCGGGCGGCGGCGACTACGAGGTGGCGCACCGCAACCTCGGTGAGAAGGCCGGCCTCGTCGTGGCATCCGCTCTGCTCGTCGACTACGTCATGACGGTCGTCGTGTCGGTCGCATCGGGCGTCGACAACATCATCTCGGCGATCCCCGAGCTGAACCCGTTCCGGGTCGAGATCGCCGTGCTCTTCGTGATCATCCTCGCCGCGGTGAACCTCCGGGGCGTGAGCGAGTCGTCGAAGGCGTTCGCGGTGCCGACCTACCTCTTCATCGGCAGCGTCTTCGTCATGATCGTCGTCGGGCTCACCCGCACGTTCCTCGGCGACGCTCCCGTCGCCGAATCGGCGGGCTTCGAGGTGCAGGCCGAATCGCTCACTCAGGCAGGCATCATCCTCCTGCTCCTGCGTTCCTTCGCGAGCGGATGCTCCGCGCTCACGGGCGTCGAGGCGATCTCGAACGGCGTGCCCGCGTTCCGCCTGCCGAAGGTGCGCAACGCCCAGATGACGCTCGTGCTCATGGGCGGCATCGCGATCGTGCTGTTCGCCGGCCTCACGGCGCTCGCCCTCATCGCGAACGTGCACTACGCCGAAGATCCGTGCCACCTCATCGGCTGGGCCGACTGCGCGAGCGAGCCGCAGCGGAGCCTCATCGCCCAGGTCGCGGCGGCGACGTTCGGCGACAGCACCGTGTTCTTCTACGTGATCCAGGCCGCGACCGCACTCGTGCTGCTGCTCGCTGCGAACACCGCGTTCAACGGATTCCCGCTGCTCGGCTCGGTGCTCGCCAAGGACGGCTACGCCCCGAAGTCGATGTCGACGCGCGGCGACCGCCTGATCTACTCGAACGGCGTCGTGATCCTGGCGCTCGCGGCATCCGTGATCCTCGTCGTGTTCCAGGCGAACCTGACGGTGCTCATCCAGCTCTACATCATCGGTGTCTTCGTCTCGTTCACTCTCGGCCAGACGGGCATGGTCCGCCACTGGTTGCGCGCCCTCCGGAGGCCGCAGCATGCGGCCTCGCCGAAGCGACGCGCGACGGTCGACGACACGCCGCCGCTCACGCGCGGCGCGGTCTGGCGCGCGCTCGTCATCAACGCGATCGGCGCGGCCATGACCGCGGTGGTGCTGATCGTCGTGACGGTCACCAAGTTCACCCACGGCGCGTGGATCGTGTTCGTGATGATGCCGATCCTGTTCCTGCTGATGATGGGCGTGAACCGGTACTACCGCGACGTGGAGAAGGAGATCGCGGTCGACCCCACGACGACGTTCGGCTCGACGGGCGACCACGCCATCGTGCTCGTCGGACGCATGCAGAAGCCGACGCTGAAGGCGCTCGACTACGCGATCGCCGCCCGTCACGACTCCCTCGAGGCGGTGCACGTCTCGCTCTACGACGACGAGACGAAGCGCCTGAAGAAGGATTGGGTGAAGCAGAACATCCACGTGAAGCTGCGCATCCTGAACTCGCCGTACCGCGACCTCAGCTACCCGCTGATCCAGTACATCAAGTCGCGTCGTGAGGAGCACGGCTCCGAGGTCGTCACCGTGTACATGCCGCAGTACATCGTCGGCCACTGGTGGGAGAACATGCTGCACAACCACAAGGCCCGGCGCATCCGTCAGAAGCTGCTGCTCGTGCACGGCGTGACCGTCGCCCTCGTGCCCTGGCTCCTCGATTCCTCCGACCTCATCTACGGCCGTCGCTCCCGCCCGCTGCCGGGGCAGGACCGGCGCGGCGAGCCCGTGCGCCCCGTGCCGCGCCGTCCGCTCGCCGAGAGCGGCCGGAAGCCGAAGGGGTAG
- a CDS encoding FAD-dependent oxidoreductase, with the protein MMSPERVKVVVIGAGQAGLSVAFYLRRFELVADQDFVMLDRAPGPGGAWQHRWSSLRLGTAHRVNDLPGMAELGLSFDTADRALPAKEVVAAYYGRFEEHFDLRVRRPMNVRRVSNDGVDLLVDYEDLTPQPLEEQKAKGLFGRRRKTFEEAPPQPQPRHQLQTQFLVNATGTWGSPFVPYYPGMAEFAGRHVHTSDYTEAEDFRDKHVVVVGGGTSAIGFMLELEEVAAGLTWVSRRPIDWLDRQELDLEGASAAVAVQDEAARSGRALPSIVSGTGVPKSRRIAAGIERGLLVARPMFDRIEPDRVVWDGEDGGMARADVIIWATGFRPDLRHLSPLKLREKAGGITVGQGAAWSDPRIFLAGYGPQASTIGASRAGRMIARQIMAMI; encoded by the coding sequence ATGATGAGCCCCGAGCGCGTGAAGGTCGTGGTGATCGGCGCCGGGCAGGCCGGCCTATCGGTGGCCTTCTACCTGCGCCGGTTCGAGCTCGTCGCCGACCAGGATTTCGTGATGCTCGACCGGGCGCCCGGGCCCGGCGGCGCATGGCAGCACCGGTGGTCGTCGCTGCGGCTCGGCACCGCGCACCGCGTCAACGACCTGCCCGGCATGGCCGAGCTGGGACTCAGCTTCGACACCGCCGACCGCGCGCTGCCGGCGAAGGAGGTCGTCGCCGCCTACTACGGCCGCTTCGAGGAGCACTTCGACCTGCGGGTGCGCCGGCCCATGAACGTGCGCCGCGTCTCGAACGACGGCGTCGACCTGCTCGTCGACTACGAAGACCTCACGCCGCAGCCCCTCGAAGAGCAGAAGGCGAAGGGGCTGTTCGGCCGTCGCCGCAAGACCTTCGAGGAGGCGCCGCCGCAACCGCAGCCGCGTCACCAGTTGCAGACCCAGTTCCTCGTCAACGCCACCGGCACGTGGGGGTCGCCATTCGTTCCCTACTATCCGGGCATGGCCGAGTTCGCCGGCCGGCACGTGCACACCTCCGACTACACCGAGGCGGAGGACTTCCGCGACAAGCACGTGGTCGTCGTCGGCGGTGGCACCTCCGCGATCGGCTTCATGCTCGAGCTCGAGGAGGTCGCGGCCGGGCTCACGTGGGTGTCCCGGCGCCCGATCGACTGGCTCGATCGGCAGGAGCTCGATCTCGAGGGGGCATCCGCCGCCGTGGCCGTGCAAGACGAGGCCGCGCGATCCGGCCGTGCGCTGCCGTCGATCGTGAGCGGCACCGGTGTGCCGAAGAGCCGCCGCATCGCCGCCGGCATCGAACGCGGGCTCCTCGTCGCGCGACCGATGTTCGATCGCATCGAGCCCGACCGTGTCGTCTGGGACGGCGAAGACGGCGGCATGGCTCGCGCCGACGTGATCATCTGGGCCACGGGCTTCCGCCCCGACCTGCGACACCTCTCTCCGCTGAAGCTGCGCGAGAAGGCCGGCGGCATCACCGTCGGGCAGGGCGCGGCGTGGAGCGACCCGCGCATCTTCCTCGCGGGCTACGGACCCCAGGCCTCCACCATCGGTGCCAGCCGCGCCGGGCGCATGATCGCCCGGCAGATCATGGCGATGATCTAG